TGGATAAAAATTTACGTTATCACGGGCTTATACAGGCTTTTTCACGTACGAATAGAATCTTAGATACCACTAAGACCTTCGGCAATATCGTTACTTTTAGAGACTTGCAGCAAGCTACGATCGATGCCATCACGCTTTTTGGTAAAAACAGTACCAAAAACGTAATTTTGGAAAAAAGCTATAAGGAATATATGCAGGGCTTTACCGATGCTGCTACCGGCGAGGCCAGACGAGGATTCCTAGAAGTTGCGAGCGAGCTTGAGACACGCTTCTCAGATCCTAGCGCAATAGAAACGCAAAAGGATAAAAAGGATTTTGTTAAGCTTTTTGGCGAGTATCTTCGCGTAGAAAATGCTCTGCAAAACTATGATGAATTTGCAGCATTGCAGGCTTTACAGGAGATAAATTTAGATGACGAGAATGCAGTGCGTGAATTTAAAGAAAAATTTTATCTAAGTGAAGAGGATTTGCGGGAGATGCAAAGCATAAAAGTGCCTAGCGTGAGAGCACTTCAAGACTACCGCTCTACCTACAACGATATAAGAGACTGGCTAAGAAAAGAAAGAGCCGGCGAACAAAAAGAGGCGCAAAAGATAGACTGGGACGACGTAGTCTTTGAGATTGACTTATTAAGGTCGCAGGAGATAAATTTAGACTACATTTTGGGGTTAATATTCGAGCACAATAAAAAGATTAAAGATAAGATCGCGCTTACCGAAGAGATCCGCAGGATCATCCGCGCTAGCCTAGAAAATCGCTCAAAAGAGGGGCTGATAGTAGATTTTATAAACGGGACCGATTTGGATGCGCTAAAAGATAGAGCCGGCGTCGTGGAGGCATTTTTTAAATTTGCAAAAGGCGAGATGAACCGCGAAGCAAAAGAACTGATTGTCTCGTTAAATTTAAATGAAAATGCTGCAAAAAGGTATATTAGCGCGTCGTTAAAACGCGGATATGCTAGCGAAAGCGGAACTGATTTAAACGAAATTTTACCTAAAATGAGTCCGCTAAATCCGAAGTATCTGAGCGTGAAGCAAAATGTTTTTGAGAAAATCGCCTTTTTTGTGGATAAATTTAAAGAAGTTGGCGCTGAGGTTTAAGGTGATTTTTGGTTCAAATTTGCGGCATTAAGATGTCAGTAAAACCAGTATAAATTTGATCGCTTTGCAGCTTTTTCTTATTTTTTCATTTTAAATTTTGTACCCTTTTGAGCTAAATTTACCGTAAAATTTGACTATAATTTCGCAAAGGATAAATCATGCAAGAGTGGGCTTTGTGGGCGCTAGCTTCGGCGGTTTTTGCCGCGCTTACGGCGATTTTCGCCAAAGTCGGGCTTGAGGGTATCGACTCAAATTTCGCGACTTTTATCAGGACGCTAGTTATCGCTGCGGCTCTGGTTTTGTTTCTCACGTATGCTAAAAAGTGGCAGCCCCTTGGCGAGCTTGGCGCGCGAAACTGGCTGTTTTTGACGCTTAGCGGACTGGCTACCGGCGCGTCGTGGCTGGCATATTTTAAGGCGCTTCAGATAGGCTCAGCGTCGCAGGTAGCGCCGATAGATAAGCTTAGCGTCGTTTTGGTCGTTGTTTTTGCGGTTATGTTTTTGGGCGAGCGCCCGAGCGTCAGAGAGTGGATCGGTATCGCGCTGATCGCTAGCGGCGTGTTTACGCTGGTTTTTGCGGATAAATAGTTTACGCGTAAATTTGATTTGAGTTAAATTTACTAAAATCGGCGAGCATAAAAGCTCGCGTCAAATTTGTACCCATCAATCACAAATTTGATATATACACATTGTTAAATTTCAACCGCAAAAGTGCAAGCTATCAAATTTAGCCCTTAAATTTAGCTTCATGCTCCAAAAGCCAAATTTTAGTCGCTAGCCCTTCGCCGCCGCTGTATCCGCCAAGGCCGTTTGAGGCGACGACTCTGTGGCAAGGCACGATGATTGGGATTTTGTTTTTTGCGTTTGCCGAGCCTGCCGCGCGAAACGCCCTTGGCCGCCCAGCCATCGCTGCGAGCCCTGCGTACGTGACGCGCTGCCCGTAAGCGATCTTTTGCAGATTTTCGTAAACGCACCTTTGAAATGCCGTGCCGCCGATATTTAGACGCGTTTTAAAGGTTTTAAGCTCGCCTTTAAAATAATCCTCAAGCTCGCTTAAACAGAGCTTTAAATTTACGTCCGTTACGTCCGTGCGGACAAAATCTCGCACGAAATTTATCTCGCAGACTCCGCTCTCGTCGCCGCAAATCTCCAAAACGCCGATAGGCGAGTTAAAATACGCTTTTTGCATCGTAATTCCTTAAAATCAAGTGCTTAAATTTAGCCAAATTTCGCTTTGTTTTGCTAAAATTACGTAAATTTTAATAAGGATAAACGATGGACTTTTTTACCGAATACGAAAAACACGTAAAAGAGCGCGAGGCCCTGGGCGTGCCGCCGCTACCGCTAAACGAGGAGCAGACGAGGGAAGTCTGCGAGCTTTTAAAGCTTGAAAGTGCGCACGAGAGGGGGGCTGGCGGCGAAGCAGCGACCTCCGCAAAGCTAGATGAAAATCAAGAGAGGGTAAAGCGGCTCGTAAATTTACTCGCAAATTGCGTAAATCCGGGCGTGGACGACGCGGCAAAGGTAAAGGCGGAGTTTTTAAACGAGATTATAAATCATGGGCTTGAGATAAGCGGCCTCGACGAAATCGGCGCCGTAAATTTGCTGCGACCGATGCTTGGCGGATACAGCGTCATCGTGCTGATTGAGAGCCTAAAAAACGCCGACGAAGCCGTAGCGCAAGCTGCCTGTAACGCGCTAAAAGAGACGATTTTCGTGCATGATTATTTTAACGACGTGGCGCAGCTTGCAAAAAGCAATAAATTTGCGCTAGAAGTGCTACGCTCGTGGGCGGAGGCTGAGTGGTTTAAAGCGCGAGAGAACCTGCCTAGGCGTATTAGAGCGGCGATCTTTAAGGTGGCTGGCGAGACAAACACCGACGATCTAAGCCCAGCCAGTGAAGCCTACACGCGCTCAGACATCCCGCTACACGCAAACGCGATGCTGGTTAAGCGTCAACCAGGCAGCCTAGAAACGATCAATGAGCTCAAAAAAAGCGGGCTCGAGGTCGTATACGCAGGCGACGTCGTAGGTACGGGCAGCAGCCGAAAGAGCGGCATAAACTCCATCCAGTGGCACCTCGGGCGCGAGATAGAGGGCGTGCCGAACAAAAAAACGGGCGGAATCGTGGTAGCAACGGCGATCGCACCGATATTTTTTAACACCGCCGAGGATAGCGGCGCGCTACCGATAGTTGCCGACGTGAGCGCGCTAGAGACGGGTGATGTAGTGGATATCTATCCGTACGCGGGCGAGATTTTCCGCGTCGGGCGGGTAAATTTGAATGCCGAGGGTAAATTTGACGGAGTAGAAATTTGCGGCGAAAACGGCGGTAAATTTACAAACGGCGACGAAAATTTAGACGCAAACGCCGAGCCTAGCGGCAAACTCATCGCTCGTTTTACGCTTGCGCCAAATACGATATTTGACGAGATCAGGGCGGGTGGGCGCATACCGCTCATCATCGGCCGCTCGCTTTGCGCTAAGGCTAGAGCGGCGCTAAATTTGGGCGAGGAGGATATATTTGCAAAGCCTGCGCAGCCACAAACGGACGAGAGTGAGGGCTACACGCTAGCCCAAAAGATCGTAGGCAAGGCCTGCGGCGTGCCGGGCGTTAGAGCCGGGCAGTACTGCGAACCCGCGACGCTAACCGTAGGCTCGCAGGACACCACAGGGCCGATGACTCGCGACGAGATCAAGGAGCTAGCAAGTCTTGGATTTTCAGCTGATTTCGTGCTGCAGAGCTTTTGCCACACGGCGGCCTATCCAAAACCTAGCGACCTTGAGACGCAAAGGACGCTGCCTAAATTTATGAGCTCGCGCGGCGGAGTGAGCCTGAGGCCGGGCGACGGCGTAATACACTCGTGGCTAAACCGCATGGTGTTGCCCGACACCGTGGGTACTGGCGGCGACAGCCATACGCGCTTTCCTATCGGCGTGAGCTTTCCTGCGGGCAGCGGACTGGTGGCGTTTGCGGCTGTGTCTGGAGCTATGCCGCTAAATATGCCGGAGTCCGTGCTCGTGCGATTTAGCGGGCGACTGCAAAAGGGCGTGACGCTGCGCGATCTGGTAAACGCGATCCCGTACTACGCGATCAAGCGCGGGCTACTCACGGTCGAAAAGAAGGGCAAGAAAAACGTATTTGCGGGTAAAATTTTAGAAATCGAGGGGCTAGAAGAGCTAAAAGTCGAGCAAGCCTTTGAGCTAAGCGACGCCTCGGCCGAGCGCTCTGCAGCGGCTTGCGCGGTAAATTTGAGCGAGCAAAGCATCTGCGAATACATCCGCTCAAATGTCGCTCTCATCGAGGCGATGATAGAGGCCGGGTATGAGAGCAGGGCGAGCCTGGAGCGCCGCGCGGCGAAGATGCGCGAGTGGCTGGCAGCGCCCCAGCTGCTAAGGGCCGATAAAAACGCGCGCTACGCCGAAGTGATCGAGATAAATTTGGACGAGATAACAGAACCCATCCTAGCCTGCCCGAACGACCCGGACGACGTCGCGACCCTGAGCGAAGTGCTAGCTGATAGCTCGCGCCCGCACAAGATCGACGAGGTGTTTGTGGGTAGCTGTATGACCAATATCGGCCACTACCGAGCACTCGGCGAGGCTCTGCGGGGACTTGGGGCGCTACCGACTAGACTTTGGATCGCGCCGCCAACAAAGATGGATCAGCGGCTGCTGGAGGCAGAGGGCTACTATGATATCTTTCGCGCGGTGGGCGCTCGCACGGAGGTGCCTGGCTGTTCGCTTTGTATGGGCAACCAAGCCCGCGTAAATGACGGCGCGACAGTGTTTTCGACCTCGACGCGAAACTTTGATAACCGCATGGGTATGGGCGCTCGTGTGTATCTTGGTAGCGCCGAGCTAGCGGCCGTTTGCGCCGTGCTAGGTAGACTACCTGGCGTGAGCGAATACATGAACATCGTGCCCCAAAAGCTTGCTGGCAAAGAGGCGCAAATCTATCGGTATCTAAATTTTAACGAGATAGAAAATTTTAAAATTTAATTTTTCGGTGCAGTAGCGTATTTAGCACCGGCGTATATACTACTTTAGATAGTTTGGACGGCTGGCGTGTCGCATTTTCACGCTTGCGCGTCTAAACGTCTTTGCAGCGGTAATCTTACGGACGGCGACTGCGCTGATCGACTAGCTTTTAGGCTAGGCAAATTTTGCGGTAAGCAGGCTGCGCCAATATTATCGGTATAGCCTAAATTTAGTCCAATGGGGTCTGAATAAGTGTGCGAGACGTTAAGCGGTAAATTCTTGTAGCTCGTAGGTTAAAGTCGTAGTCTATATGCCGCATAAAATGCGTTTAAATTTTGCTCTTTTTTACGTAAATTTTTGCTTCTTTTTTTCGGTGCCTACTTTAAACAAACCGTACGCTATTTACGAATTAAATATTATTTAAATTCAACTGCTTTTTTATTTTAAAAATGTAAAATCTCGTTTAAAAACTTAAGGTTAAAAATGACTGCGCTCCTCGTCGCCGAATACATCGGCATCGCCTCGGCAGCCACTAGTGGATTTATCTTTGCGGTTAAGCGCGACTGCGACTGGCTGGGTATATTTATCGCTGCGCTTCTAACCGCGCTTGGAGGCGGATTTATGCGCGATGCTATCGTCTCGCGCCCGCCGTATTCGTTCACGCACTACGCTCCGTGCATCATCGTGATGGCGATGCTCTTTCTTTCGGCGTTTTTGCGCCTACACAAGCGAAGCGACATCGAGAAAAAATTCCTTTTCGTCACCACCGATGCCGTGGATCTGGTGAGCTTTTCTATCGTCGGGGCGATCGTGGCGCTACAGTTTGGTTACAACGTCTTTGGCGTAGTGCTGCTCGCACTTTGCAACGGCGTGGGCGGAGGCATGATACGCGATGTGCTTTTTAACGAGATCCCTTGGTGTCTTAAAACCGGGCTTTACGCGACTGTTAGTATTGTCGTGGGACTGCTTTATTTTGCTATGGATTACGCCGGGCTTACTAGCGTTTTTTGGGTGATGGGGCTTTTGACGTTTGGTATCGCGTTTAGGCTTGCGGCGTATTATCTTGGCTGGCATTTGCCGACATTGCAGAAGTAAAATTTGACTAACTTTTTGCTGCGATGGGCTAAAATTTAGAATTTGCGGGTAGCCTTAAAGGAGAAAATATGAATTTGCAAAATTTACGCGCAAGATATGAAAAATACGGACTCGGACGTTTATTTGAGGAGATAAAAAGTTATGCTAAAAATGCGGTGGAAATTTCGCTAAAAGCAAGCGACGATCAGCAAATACCGATAGGCGCGTCAAAATTTGGCGGATCGCCCGATCTACCGCGAAACGAGCCGTGGCCCGTAAATGAGCAAACCGGCGAGCCGCTTCGTTTTATAGCGCAGATAAATTTTAGCGAAGTTTTGGAGTTTGATACTCAAAGCGAGTTGCCGGGTCGCGGTATGCTTTATCTCTTTTACGATTGCACCGGGATGCCGTGGGGATACGATCCAAAAGACGGCGCTTTCAAAAAGGTGATTTATGTGGAGGATGCGAGCGAGCTGGAACGCAAAGTCGCGCCGTTTGAAAGCGACGAATCGTTTGTGGCGACTTCTTTAA
This window of the Campylobacter showae CSUNSWCD genome carries:
- a CDS encoding EamA family transporter gives rise to the protein MQEWALWALASAVFAALTAIFAKVGLEGIDSNFATFIRTLVIAAALVLFLTYAKKWQPLGELGARNWLFLTLSGLATGASWLAYFKALQIGSASQVAPIDKLSVVLVVVFAVMFLGERPSVREWIGIALIASGVFTLVFADK
- a CDS encoding methylated-DNA--[protein]-cysteine S-methyltransferase, with the translated sequence MQKAYFNSPIGVLEICGDESGVCEINFVRDFVRTDVTDVNLKLCLSELEDYFKGELKTFKTRLNIGGTAFQRCVYENLQKIAYGQRVTYAGLAAMAGRPRAFRAAGSANAKNKIPIIVPCHRVVASNGLGGYSGGEGLATKIWLLEHEAKFKG
- a CDS encoding bifunctional aconitate hydratase 2/2-methylisocitrate dehydratase; the protein is MDFFTEYEKHVKEREALGVPPLPLNEEQTREVCELLKLESAHERGAGGEAATSAKLDENQERVKRLVNLLANCVNPGVDDAAKVKAEFLNEIINHGLEISGLDEIGAVNLLRPMLGGYSVIVLIESLKNADEAVAQAACNALKETIFVHDYFNDVAQLAKSNKFALEVLRSWAEAEWFKARENLPRRIRAAIFKVAGETNTDDLSPASEAYTRSDIPLHANAMLVKRQPGSLETINELKKSGLEVVYAGDVVGTGSSRKSGINSIQWHLGREIEGVPNKKTGGIVVATAIAPIFFNTAEDSGALPIVADVSALETGDVVDIYPYAGEIFRVGRVNLNAEGKFDGVEICGENGGKFTNGDENLDANAEPSGKLIARFTLAPNTIFDEIRAGGRIPLIIGRSLCAKARAALNLGEEDIFAKPAQPQTDESEGYTLAQKIVGKACGVPGVRAGQYCEPATLTVGSQDTTGPMTRDEIKELASLGFSADFVLQSFCHTAAYPKPSDLETQRTLPKFMSSRGGVSLRPGDGVIHSWLNRMVLPDTVGTGGDSHTRFPIGVSFPAGSGLVAFAAVSGAMPLNMPESVLVRFSGRLQKGVTLRDLVNAIPYYAIKRGLLTVEKKGKKNVFAGKILEIEGLEELKVEQAFELSDASAERSAAACAVNLSEQSICEYIRSNVALIEAMIEAGYESRASLERRAAKMREWLAAPQLLRADKNARYAEVIEINLDEITEPILACPNDPDDVATLSEVLADSSRPHKIDEVFVGSCMTNIGHYRALGEALRGLGALPTRLWIAPPTKMDQRLLEAEGYYDIFRAVGARTEVPGCSLCMGNQARVNDGATVFSTSTRNFDNRMGMGARVYLGSAELAAVCAVLGRLPGVSEYMNIVPQKLAGKEAQIYRYLNFNEIENFKI
- a CDS encoding trimeric intracellular cation channel family protein encodes the protein MTALLVAEYIGIASAATSGFIFAVKRDCDWLGIFIAALLTALGGGFMRDAIVSRPPYSFTHYAPCIIVMAMLFLSAFLRLHKRSDIEKKFLFVTTDAVDLVSFSIVGAIVALQFGYNVFGVVLLALCNGVGGGMIRDVLFNEIPWCLKTGLYATVSIVVGLLYFAMDYAGLTSVFWVMGLLTFGIAFRLAAYYLGWHLPTLQK
- a CDS encoding YwqG family protein, whose translation is MNLQNLRARYEKYGLGRLFEEIKSYAKNAVEISLKASDDQQIPIGASKFGGSPDLPRNEPWPVNEQTGEPLRFIAQINFSEVLEFDTQSELPGRGMLYLFYDCTGMPWGYDPKDGAFKKVIYVEDASELERKVAPFESDESFVATSLKFANTTELPDLESDLVGDIEMSDDEIDAYWQMADDFCDQRSENKILGHSDNIQGGMELECELVTSGFYCGGDEDYSGPEFEKLRQNIGEWTLLLQIGSNDENEMMWCDCGKIYLWIRKSDLRERKFDKSWLVLQCD